In Nocardioides sp. JS614, the sequence ACGTCGACACGACGCGCGCGGCGCCGATCTCCTCGGGCGCGCCCGTGAACGGGTCCCGGTCGAGGACCACCAGGTCGGCGACCGCTCCCGGTCGCAGGACCCCGGCGGCCGGCTCGTCCCGCGGGCCGCGGTGGTTGGCCCAGGCACTGCCCGAGGTGTACGCCGCGAACGCGGTCTCGAGCGCCAGCGCCTGACCGGGAAGGAACGGCTCCCGCTCGCTGCCGGGCTCGACGCGCGTCACCGCGACCTGGACCGCCGGCAGCGGGTCGGGGGTGCTCACCGGCCAGTCGCTCCCAGCCACCAGCATGGTCCCCGCACGGTGCAGGTCGCCGAACGGGTACTGCCGGGTGGCCCGCTCGGGGCCGAGGACGGGCAGGGTCAGGTCGACCATCTGGTCGTCGAGGCAGGCCCAGAGCATCTGTAGGTTCGCGGCCACACCGAGCGTGGCGAAGCGGCGTACGTCGTCGGGGTGCACGACTTGGACGTGCGCGATCTGGTGGCGATGTGCCGGATCGGTGCCCTCGAACGCGTCGAGCGCCTCCCGCACGCCGCGATCGCCGATCGCGTGCACGTGCACCTGGAAGTCTGCGGCGTCCAGCGCGGCGACGGCCGCCCGGAGCCCGTCCGGGTCGACGAAGGAGTGGCCGGCGTTGCCGGTGGGGTGGCCGCAGCGGTCGAGGTAGGGCGCCAGCATCGCGGCCGTGCCGTTCTCCGCCACACCGTCCTGCATGATCTTGACCGTGGCCGCCCGGAACCGGCCACCGCTCATCGCCTCCCGCCGCGCGACGAGGTCGGCGACCTGCTCGACGCCCCGGCTGCGCTCCCACCACAACGCGCCGACGACGTGCGAGCGCAGGTCGCCGTCCGCGGCGGCGGTCGTGTACGTCGAGGCGACGTCGTCCATGCCCGAGTAGGCGCCGACGATCGCGTCCTGCCAGGAGGTGACCCCGACCGAGTGGAGGTAGGCCTGGCCCGCCAGCAGCGCGGCGTAGTAGTCGGCCTCGCTCACCGGCGGCAGATGGCGGGCGACCAGCGCGGTCGCGCCCTCGTGGAGGGTGCCGTTGGGCCGGCCGTCCGGGCCTCGCTCGATCCGCCCGTCGGGTGGGTCCGGTGTGCGCGCGTCCACCCCGGCGATCTCGAGGGCGCGGGTGTTGACCCACGCGCCGTGGTGGTCGCGGTTGGGCAAGAACACCGGCCGGTCCGGCACCACGCGGTCGAGGTCGGCCGCCGTCGGGGTGCCGCCCGGGAACGCGGGCATCGCCCAGCCGCCACCGAGGATCCACTCGGCCGCGGGATGCTCCGCGGCGTACGACGCGATCGCCGTGAGGTACTCCTCCGGGGTCGAGAGCTCGGACAGGTCGCAGCGCAGCCGTTCCAACCCGCCCTGGACGGGGTGCACATGCGCGTCGACGAAGCCGGGCGCGAGGAACGCGACGTCGACCACGGTGGTCGAGGCCCGAGCGACGCGAGCCTCGAAACCGCCTTCACGGACGTCGACGATCCGCCCGTCTGCGACCAGCACGTCCGTCCGCCCGACGTGCCGGTGCCCGTCGAAGGCACCCGCAGCGCGGAAGATCGTGCGCACTCAGCGACCTTCCAGCAGCGGGCCGGCCGGATCGTGCGAGATGCCGTGGCGGCGGGCCGCCAGGCCGGAGAGGGCCTCGAGGCAGACCCGGTTGGCGAGGTACGCGGTGATCTCGGCGTGGTCGTACGGCGGGGACACCTCGACCACGTCGATGCCGGCGACCGGGAGCTCGCGACAGATCCGGCGGACCGCGTCCAGGAGCTGGCGGCTGGAGAGCCCACCGGGCTCCGGCGTGCCGGTGCCGGGTGCGTGGCCGGGGTCGCACACGTCGATGTCGACGGAGAGGAAGACCGCATCGCACTCGTCGAGGGCGATCTCGAAGGCCTCGTCCAGGCACTCCTCGAGGCCGCGCCGGCCGATCTCGGTCATCTCGTAGGAGCGCATGTGCTGCGCCGCCATCCAGTCGAGCGTCTCGGGGCCGGGCCAGTAGCCGCGCAGCCCCATCTGGAGGAACCGGTCCCCGCGCAGCGCGCCCGACTCGATCAGCCGGCGCATCGGCTGGCCGTGGCGATAGAGCGACCCGAACTCGATGTGGCCGGTGTCGGCGTGCGCGTCGAAGTGGATCATCGAGACCCGGCCGAAGCCGAGGTGGCGGGCCACCCCGGTCGCATCGGGGAGCGCGATCGAGTGGTCGCCGCCGAGGACCAGCGGGACGGCACCGGAGCGAGCGACGGCGTAGACGGCCTCCTCGAGGTTGCCGAGGGCCCGGGTGATGTCTCCGGGCGGCATCTCGACGTCGCCCGCATCGACCACCCGCAGGTCGCGCAGGGCGTCGACCCGCAGCGCGAGGTGCGGCCGCGATCCGTCCTGGGGCAGGTAGTCGGTCTGCCGGATCGCGCTGGGCCCGAACCGGGTGCCGGGCCGGTGCGAGGTGCCGCCGTCGAACGGCGCACCGAGGACGACCACGTCGGCGGCGGCCAGCCCGTCGGCGTCGTCGAGGTCGATCGGGTCGACCCCGAGGAAGGTGATGTCGGGACCGAACTGGGCGCCGTACCGGGTCATGGGAAGTTCCTACCACGGCGGCACTACCCTTCGGATTCCGCGTCGATCAAGGCCGCACACAACTGATTCACTTGCCAGATCACGGTTCCACAGAGCATCATGGGCTCATGCACCCGGACTACGACCACCTCCAGCGGGCCGCCAAGGACCACCTGTGGATGCACTTCACACGCCACTCGTCCTACGCCGAGGCCGACGTGCCGATCATCGTGCGGGGCGAGGGTGCCTACATCTACGACGCCAAGGGCAAGCGCTACCTGGACGGGCTCGGCGGGCTCTTCGTCAGCCAGCTCGGCCACGGTCGCACCGAGCTGGCCGAGGCCGCGGCCGCGCAGGCCCGTGAGCTGGCCTTCCACCCGCTGTGGTCCTACGCCCACCCGAACGCGATCCTGCTCGCGGAGCGGATCGCCGGCTACGCGCCCGGCGAGCTCAACCGGGTCTTCTTCACCAGCGGCGGCGGCGAGTCCGTCGAGTCCGCGTGGAAGCTGGCCAAGAACTACTTCAAGCTCACCGGCAAACCGCTGAAGCACAAGGTGATCAGCCGCGCCATCGCCTACCACGGCACCACCCAGGGCGCGCTGTCCATCACGGGGCTCCCGCCGCTGAAGCAGCAGTTCGAGCCCCTGGTGCCCTCGACGTTCCGGGTGCCGAACACCAACATCTACCGCGCGCCCCTCCACGGCGAGGACCCGGAGGCGTTCGGCCGCTGGGCCGCCGACCAGATCGCGGTCGCGATCGAGAACGAGGGCCCCGACACCGTCGCGGCCGTGTTCTTGGAGCCGGTGCAGAACTCCGGCGGCTGCTTCCCGCCGCCGCCGGGCTACTTCCAGCGGGTGCGGGAGATCTGCGACGAGTACGACGTGCTGCTGGTCTCGGACGAGGTGATCTGCGCCTTCGGCCGGCTCGGGCACATGTTCGGCGCCGAACGTTACGGCTACCAGCCGGACATCATCACGTGCGCCAAGGGCATCACCTCGGGCTATGCGCCGCTGGGCGCGATGATCGCCAGCGACCGGCTGATGGAGCCGTTCCTGCGCGACGCGCAGATGTTCGCGCACGGCTACACCTTCGGCGGCCACCCCGTCTCGACCGCGGTCGCGCTGAAGAACCTCGAGATCTTCGAGGAGGAGAAGGTCCTCGAGCACGTCCGCTCGAACGAGGCGGCGTTCCGCTCCACCCTGGAGCGCCTGCACGACCTGCCGATCGTCGGCGACGTCCGCGGGGACGGCTACTTCTACGGGATCGAGCTGGTCAAGGACAAGACCACCAAGGAGTCCTTCACCGACGAGGAGTGCGAGCGGCTGCTCTACGGGTTCGTGTCCAAGCAGCTGTTCGCCGAGGGGTTGTACTGCCGAGCCGACGACCGCGGCGACCCGGTCATCCAGCTCTCTCCCCCGCTGATCTGCGAGCAGTCGCACTTCGACGAGATGGAGCAGATCCTGCGCGTGGTCCTCGACAAGGCGGGCACGCTGGTCTGACGGCGTCCAGCGCCTGCCGGTCGGTCAGCCCAGGCCGACCGACCGACGGCGCCGCCACAGCTCGCCGGCGACCACGAAGACGAACGACACCAGGAACATGATCGACCCCACGACGAACAGCTGCGGCGGGAAGTCCTTCAGCTTGCTGCCGTAGACGAAGATCGGGAAGGTGACCGACTGGCCGGCCGTGAAGTTCGAGACGATGAAGTCGTCGAAGGACAGCGAGAAGGACAGCAGCGCCGCCGCGACGATGCCCGGCATCGCCAGCGGCAGGGTGACCAGCCGGAAGGTCTGCCACTCGTTCGCGTAGAGGTCCATCGCCGCCTGCTCCAACCGGGCGTCCATGCCGACGAGCCTCGCCTTGACGGTCACGACCACGAACGACAGGCAGAACAGCACGTGGGCGATCACGAGCGTGGCGAAGCCGAGGGCGCCGTCCATCCCGATCGAGACGAACATCGCCAGCAACGAGGACCCCATGACGACCTCCGGGGTCGCCATCGGCAGGAAGATCAGGAGGTTCGACGCCGCCCGGCCCCGGAAGGAGTGCCGCACCAGGGCGAACGCCATCAGCGTGCCCAGCACGGTGGCCAGCACGGTGGCGGTCAGGCTCACGGCGATGCTCAGCTGGAGTGAGTCGCACAGGCCCTCGGGCTCGCAGATCGAGGTCCAGTTGCTCCAGGTGAACGACTCGAACTCCGCGGTCGCGGAGCGTCCGGTGGGTTGGTTGAACGACAGCGCGAAGATGTAGCCGATCGGTACGAACATGTAGACGAGCACCAGGATCCCGATGAACAGGACCATGTGATCGGCCAGCCAGCGGCCGACCGGCGGCCGGTCGCGGCCGCTGCGCCTGGTGCGGCTGGGGGCGGGCAGCTGCGTGCTCGTGGCCATCAGACCAGCTCCTCGGTGCCGGCCCGCCGGACATAGACGACGACCATCACGACGACGATCGCCATCAAGGTCAGCGACAGGCTGGCCGCCAGCGGGTAGTTGTGCTCGGTGAGGAACGCCGCCTGGATCCGGTTGCCGACCATGTACTGCTTCGGGGTCCCCAGCAGCTCGGCGTTGATGTAGTCGCCGCTGGCCGGGATGAAGGTGAGCAGCGTGCCGGAGACGACACCGGGCAACGACAGTGGGAAGGTCACCTTCCGGAAGCCGGTGAAGGGGCTCGAGTACAGGTCGCCGGCAGCCTCGATCAGCCGGTAGTCCACCTTGCTCAGCGAGGCGTAGAGCGGCAGCGTCATGAACGGCATGAAGTTGTAGATCAGGCCCGCGATCACCGCGACCGGCGTCGCCAGCAGCCGCCCGTCGTCGGGCAGCACCCAGATGGTCTGCAAGAAGCTGGTGACCGGACCCTGGTCGGACAGGATGGTGCGCCACGACAGCGTCCGCAGCAGGAAGCTGGTGAAGAACGGCGCGATCACCAGGACCAGCATGACGTTGCGCCAGCGGCCCGCCCTGAACGCGATGGCGTAGGCCAGCGGGTAGCTCAAGGTCAGGCAGACGAGAGTCGCGATGCCGGCGTACAGGAAGGACCGCGCGAAGAGGTTCCACGTCTCCCTGACGGCGTCGGCGTAGTTGGCCACGTGCCAGGTCATCGCGTAGCCCTGCTCGTAGGAGCCGCTCGGGTCGTAGAGCGAGGTGAAGAAGAGCTGGACGGTGGGGAAGAGGAAGAACACGGCCAGCCACAGCATGCCCGGGACCAGCAGCAGCCAGCCCCACCCGCGGCGCCGGCCCGACTCCGCGACCGGCTGCGGACCCACGGGTGCCGGCGCTGCGCTCACTCCTTGTCCTCCGGCGTCATCAGGCCGGCCTGGGCATCCTGATCGGCGTCGAGCAGGAACGTGTGCTCGGGCGCCCACAGCAGGTCCACCTCGTCACCGTTGCGGAAGGCAGGGCGCCGCCCGGTGTTCTGCTCGAACACCATCAGCTCCTGCCCCCAGGCGGTCGCGACGAGGTACTGCGTGCTGACCCCGACGAAGCTGACGTCGCTGACCCGGCCACCGGTGAGGGCGTTGACCCCAGCGTGGTCCTCGGTGCCGGCCTCGGCGATGAGCACCTTCTCCGGCCGGACCCCGAGCCAGGCGCTCCGCCCGGCGGTGTGCGAGCGCGACGCCGCCAACCGGAGCTTCTGGCCGTGGCAGTCGACGACGACGTCGGCACCCGTCGCGTCGATGACCTCGGCCCGGACGAGGTTCGACTGGCCGAGGAAGTTGGCGACGAACGTCGTCACCGGGTTCTCGTACAGGTCCGCCGGCGCGCCCATCTGCTCGATCACCCCGTGGTTCATCACGGCGATGGTGTCGGCCATCGTCATGGCCTCCTCCTGGTCGTGCGTGACGTGCACGAAGGTGACCTCGATCTCGGTCTGGATCCGCTTGAGCTCGATCTGCATCTGCCGGCGCAGCTTGAGGTCCAGCGCGCCCAGCGGCTCGTCGAGCAGCAGCACGCCCGGCTCGTTGATCAGGGCCCGGCCGAGGGCGACCCGCTGCTGCTGGCCGCCCGAGAGCTGGCCCGGCTTGCGGTCCCCGTAGCCGCCGAGCTCGACGAGCTCGAGCATGTCACGGGTCTTCTGCTGGTAGTCCTTCACGCCGCGGCGCCGCAGCCCGAACGCGACGTTCTCGGAGATCGTCAGGTGCGGGAACAGCGCGTAGGACTGGAAGACCGTGTTGACCGGCCGCTTGTAGGGACGCAGGTGCGTGATGTCGTCCTCGCCGATCCGCACCCGGCCTGCGGTCGGGTCCTCCAACCCGGCCACCATCCGCAGCGTGGTGGTCTTGCCGCACCCCGACGGCCCGAGGAGAGCGAAGAACGAGCCGTTCGGCACCGTCAGCGACAGGTCGTCGACCGCGACGAAGTCCCCGAAGCGCTTGGTCAGGTTCTCCAGCCTCAGGTCCGCGTTGCGCTCAGCCACCCATCACCTCGTTGAACCGGCGCTGGTAGTCGCGCTCCTGGGTGTCACTCAGCGGCATGAACTGGTGGCCCGACTCCATGGTCTTGGCATCGGGGAAGATGAAGTCGCTCTTGGCTGCGGACTTGTCGAACTGCGCGATCTCCTGCTGGGCACCCTTGACCGGGCAGAGGTAGTAGTTCCAGGCAGCGAGCTTCGCGGCGTTGACCGGGTCGTAGTAGTAGTTCATCAGCTCCTCGACGTTCGACTTGTGCGCCGCCTTGTTCGGCACCAGCATGTTGTCGGTCCAGATCGCGAAGCCCTCACTGGGCGGGACGTACTTGAACTTCCCGCCGCCGAGCAGGTTGATGACGTCGCCGCTCCACGCCTCGCAGGCGACGATGTCGCCCGACTTCATGTCGTCGACGTAGTCGTTGCCGGTGAACCTGCGCACCTGGCCGCTGTCGACGTAGCCCTGGAGACTGTCGATCGCGGCGGAGAACTCGTCGTCGGTGAAGTCCGCCGGGTTGCTGCCGTTCAGGAGCAGCATGAACAGCATCGTGTCCCGCATCTCGCTGAGCAGGTCGATCTTGCCCTTGAGGTCCGGGCGGGTGAGCAGCTCCTCGAAGCTCGAGACGGGGTCGGTGAGCTCGGCGTTGTAGCAGATGCCGGTCATGCCGCTCTGCCACGGCACGCTGTAGTCGCGGTTCGGGTCCCAGCTGGGCGACTTCAGGGAGTCGATCAGGTTCGCGTCGACGTTGGGCAGGTTGGCGTGGTCGAGCTTCTGGATCCAGCCGAGCTCGATCATCCGCGCGGCCATGTAGTCGGTCACGACGAAGACATCACGGTCCGTGGGCCGGCAGTCCTGCAGCTGGGGCGACACCTTGGCGAAGAACTGCTCGTTGTCGTTGACGTCGCCGTTCTTGTAGTCGACGGTGATGCCGGTCTGCTGCTGGAACTTCGAGAGCGTGGAGTCCGGCTTCTTGACGGGGTCGATGTAACCGATCCAGTTGGCGAACGTGATCGTCTTCTCATCAGCGCTGAGGTCGGTGCTCGTGCAGGAGCCGGCGTCGACCTTCGCGCCCTCGGTGCCGCAGGCCGAGAGCAGCCCCGGCGCCCCCACCGCGAGCGCCGTCAGCGAGGCTCCGCGGAGGAAGGACCGCCGCCCCATCCCGGACATCGCCCACGGGGGAACGCCGCCACCGGCCCGCGCCAGGGCCGCCAACCTCGCTGAGTCCGACATCCCACTACCTCCCGGAAGTTCAAAGCGCCTGTGAGTGTGGATAGTTGCAGAGCAACCGCCTCGCGACAAGTGAAACCGTTGAGTTGAAACATTGTCGCAACGAAAACCTTAGAAACGATCGGTGGCGAACATCGGGGCCGGCTGACAGTATGCGTCCCGTGGCGAGAACACCCAGACCAGCACGGCCGGCAGTCCACCTCGATGACGTCTCCAAGGCGATCATCGAACAGCTCCAGCAGGACGGCCGGCGCTCCTACGCCGCGATCGGCAAGGTGGTCGGGCTGTCCGAGGCCGCCGTCCGGCAGCGGGTGCAACGGCTGATCGAGGGTGGCGTCATGCAGGTCGTCGCCGTCACCGACCCGCTCGAGCTCGGCTTCGCGCGGCAGGCGATGGTCGGCATCCGGGTCACCGGGCAGCTCGAGCCGGTCGCGGAGGCGATCGGCGCGCTCGAGGAGGTCGACTACGTCGTCGTGACCGCGGGCTCCTACGACCTGCTGGTGGAGGTCGTCTGCGAGAGTGACGAGCACCTGCTCGAGCTGATCTCCGACCGGATCCGCACGATCGACGGCGTCGCGACGACGGAGACGTTCATGTACCTCAGCCTGCGCAAGCAGACGTACTCGTGGGGTGTGCGCTGAATCCTCCGACCGACCCGCACTGGGAGCGCCTGTCGCTGTGGCACGACACGGTCGACGGCGGCTGGGCCCCCCGCCCCGCGCTGTCCGACGACGTCGACGCCGATGTCGCGATCGTCGGCGCGGGCTTCACCGGGCTCTGGACCGCCTACTACCTCGCCGAGGCGGATCCGACGCTGCGGATCGTGGTGCTCGAGGCCGAGACGGCGGGCTTCGGGGCGTCGGGACGCAACGGCGGCTGGTGCTCGGCGCTGTTCCCGGCCTCGCTGCCGACGCTGGCCGGCCTCGCGGACCGCGACGGTGCGCTCGCTCAGCACCGCGCGATGCGCGAGACCGTCGACGAGGTGGTCAAGGTCGCCGCCGCCGAGGGCATCGACGCGCACGTCGCCAAGGGCGGCACGATCTCGCTGGCCCGCAGCCGTGCCCAGTGGCGCCGGGCCCGGGCCGAGGTCGCCGAGGCGCGGCGCTGGGACCGCGACGAGGACGACCTGCGGCTGCTCGACCGGACCGAGGCCACCGCCGTGCTGCGGGGCAGCCGGACCGTCGGGGCGACGTACACCCCCGACTGCGCGGCCATCCACCCGGCCCGGCTGGTGCGCGGCCTGGCGCAGGCCGTCGAGCGGCGCGGCGTGACCATCCACGAGCGCACCCGGGTGCGCTCGATCGGCCCGGGCCGCGCGCACACCGCGGACGGTGACGTGCGTGCGGCGACCGTGGTGCGCGCGACCGAGGGCTACACCGCGTCGCTGCGCGGTGAGGAGCGCACCCTGGTGCCGGTGTACTCCCTGATCATCGCGACCGAGCCGCTGTCGCCCTCGACCTGGGCGGAGATCGGGCTGGCGCGACGCGAGACGTTCACCGACCACCGGCACCTGATCGTCTACGGCCAGCGCACCGCGGACGACCGGTTGGTGTTCGGCGGCCGCGGCGCGCCGTACCACCTCGGGTCGCGGATCCGCCCGGAGTACGACCGCGACGAGGCGGTCTTCGCGCGGCTCTACGCGACGCTGGTCGACCTCTTCCCGATGCTCGCCGGCACCCGGGTCACCCACGCCTGGGGCGGCGCACTCGGCATCCCCCGGGACTGGTGCGCCTCGGTCGGGCTGGACCGCGGGACCGGGCTGGCCTGGGCCGGCGGGTACGTCGGCGACGGGGTGAGCACCACCAACCTCGCCGGCCGCACCCTGCGCGACCTCGTGCTCGACCGGGACACCGAGCTCACCCGGCTGCCCTGGGTCGGCCATCGCTCGCCGGCCTGGGAGCGCGAGCCGCTGCGCTGGCTGGGCATCAACGTCGGCCTGCGGGCGATGACCCTCGCCGACGCGGAGGAGTCCGTCACCCGGCTGCCGAGCGTCGTGGCCCGGGTGGTCTCGCCGCTGCTGGGCTGATCACCCGAGTCCGTTGGCCGCCGTGTCCGCCGGCTTGGTCGTCGAGCGCACCCAGGCGTCGAAGAACCCGCCCAGGTCCTGGCCGCTGACCTGCTCGGCGAGAGCCTGGAACTGCGCGGTGTTGCCGGTGCTGCCCGCACGCTCGAGCGCCCACTGCCGGGTCAGGGTGGTGAAGTCGGCGTCACCGATCCGGTTGCGCAGCGCCGCCAGCGCCATGCCCCCACGCTGGTACACGAAGGGAGCGAAGATCCAGCTCACGCAGTCCTCGCGGCCCGGGCACGGGTCCGCGACCTCGTGGCTCCAGAACGCGTCGTCGGCATCCGACTGGTACGCCTCGCGCAACCACGCGTCCGTCGTCGGCCCGCCGTGCTGCTCGCTGTAGTACTGCTCGAAGTACGTCGCCCAGCCCTCGTTGAGCCAGATGTCGGTCCAGCCCTCGACCGCGACCGAGTCCCCGAACCACTGGTGGGCGAGCTCGTGCACCACCGTCTTCACCGCGCCGGGGCCGTCGCCCATCCACGGATAGGTCGGCCGGGTCTGGTTCTCGAGCGCGAAGCCGACCGGGAGGGCCGTGGTCAGCCCGCCGGTCGTGGTGAACGGGTAGTCGCCGACCTGCCGCTCGAGCCACCGCAGCAGCCGCGGCGTCTTCTTCATCAGCCCCATCGCCACCTGTCGCTGGGCGGGGCTCAGCTGCTTCGAGACCGCCGAGTACCAGGGCCGGCCGAGGCTGTCACCGCGCTCGACCTCGAACCGGCCGGCGGCGAAGAACGCCAGGTACGGCACCATCGGTTCCCGCGCCTGCCAGGTCGTGGTCGCCAGCCGGCCGTGCACCTCCCGACCGACCAGGCGGCCGCCGGCGATGACCTGGTTCTCCTTCGGGACCGTGATGCTGATCCGGATGTGCGCCCGGTCGAGCGGGTGGTCGTTGGCCGGGAACCACCACGGCGCCATGTGCGGCTGGTTCATCGCGACGACCTCGCGCTCGCCAGCCAGCCAGTTGCCCTCGCCCTCGTAGGAGTACGCCGAGGGCCACCCGGCGTACCGCACCACCACGCGCACGGTCTCGCCCACCGCGACCGGGCGCTTCACGACCAGCTCGTGATGCGTCTTCTCGAAGGCGGCGTCGCGGCCGTCGACGGTGACGGAGCGGACCGGGAGCAGGAGGTCGAGGTTGAAGCTCGACAGCGACTCGGTCGCGCGCACGGTCACCGTGGTCCATCCGGACAGGTGCCGGTCGCCGAAGCGGTAGCGGTCGTGGACGTCGTAGCGCAGCACGTCGATGCCGCCGTTGCCGTCCAGCGGGAAGTACGGGTCGCCGATGCCGGCTGCGCCCGCGGGAGCTGCGGCACGGGCCCCGGCCGGCTCGGCGGAGGTGGACGGACCGGTCAGGGCGAGGGCACCGGTGAGCGCCAGGACAGCGGCCAGTGCGGCGGTCGGGAGGGCGATGGGACGGGTGGCCACGCGAGCAACCTAGTGGACGGGCGGACTGTCGGTGGCCTCGACGGGTGCCGGGCCGGCGCATATTCGGTTGCGGTGCCGCAACCGCCGCGGCGATACTCGACCGAGCCGTCCGGCAGCAGCAGCCGGGTGCCCGATCGAGGGGAGCGTGACATGTCGACGACTGCCCTTGGCCTGTCCGCAGACCACGACCTCTCGATCTCCTGGAGCACCCACCGCGATGTCTCACGACTTCACGCAGCACACGCACGACCTCTCTGACTCCGACCCGTCCGATCTCGACGCGGCCTTCGTCTTCGACTTCACCACGTACGACGAGCCCGAGGACGACACCCAGCGCTGGTCGACCTGGCTCAGCGTCGAGCCGCTCTGCCGCGGCCCGGAGCCCCGCCCCGACTGGGTGGTGACCTCCCAGGCCGCCGTCGACACCGAGCTCGGCATCCTCAAGACCGGCAAGGAGGCCGACGCGTTCCTGCTCGAGCGCTCGGTCCCCGGCAGCCCGCCCCCGGACCGAGGCGGCCTCGGGCAGTCGGTCGTCATGGTGGCGAAGCGCTACCGCAGCAACGAGCACCGCACCTTCCACCGCGCGGCGGCCTACACCGAGGGCCGCAGCGTGAAGCGGTCCCGCGACCAGCGGGCGCTCAAGCGCAAGAGCACCTGGGGCAAGGTCGTCGCCAGCAGCGAGTGGGCCGTCTCCGAGTGGGACGCGCTCAAGCGGTGCTGGTCGCTCGGGCTTCCGGTCCCCTACCCCGTCCAGATCGACGGCACGGAGATCCTGATGGAGTGGATCACCGACGACGACGGCGAGAGCGCGCCGCGGCTCGCCCAGACCCGGCCGGAGCGCGACCTGCTGGCGTCGTACTTCGACCAGCTGCGCGAGGTGCTCGCGACGATGGTCGGCAACGGGATCGTGCACGGTGACCTGTCGGCGTACAACCTGCTCGCCGCCGGCGAGCGGCTGGTCGTCATCGACCTGCCGCAGATCGTGGACCTGGTCGGCAACACCAACGGCCTGGACTTCCTGATGCGCGACTGCGCGAACGTCTGTGGCTGGTTCCGGTCCCGCGGGCTCGCCGTCGACGAGCAGGACCTCTTCGCCGAGCTGATGACCCATGCGTTCTAGCGGGTTCTAGGTTGACTGTGTGAAACGCACCCGCGGCCGCGTCGTCAACGTCGAGACCCTGGCGGAGCTCGACGACCGGCTGGCCGCGGGTGCGACCACGCTGCGAGGGTGGCGGATCCGCGAGGTCGACCTGTCCGGCCGGCACGACGCGCTGGCCCGGGTCCGGCTCGCCGGGGCGACGTTCCTCGGGTGCACGTTCGCCCCGGGTGACGAGGCGATGGTGCGGGCGGCCGGCGCCCTGGTGCTCCCGGCGACACCGGAGACGCCCGTCGACACGGCACGGGAGGCGCTCTACACGCCGGAGGAGCTGTACGACGACCTCGACTACCCCGGGTCGCTCGACGCGCGCGCCTACGCCTGGTCGCAACGGCCGTCGACCCGCGAGAAGGCCCTGGCCCGCGCACTCCACGACCACGCGATCGACCTCGCGCTGGAGTCCTGGATCGAGGGCCGCCACCTGGTCGGCGTGATGGGCCGGCACACGGCGGATCGCGGCGACCCGACGTTCACCGAGGCCGCCCGACTGGGCTCCGCGCTCGGTGCGACCCGCGTGGTCGCGACCGGGGGCGGACCGGGAGCGATGGAGGCGGCGAACCTCGGCGCCTGGCTGGCGCACCGGCCCGACGCGCTGGAGGAGGCGCTGTCGATGCTGACCGCGGTCCCGTCGTACCGGCCCTCGATCGGAGCCTGGGCCGAACGCGCCTTCGAGGTCCTCGCCCGGTTCCCGGACGGCGTCGAGTCGCTCGGGATCCCCACCTGGCACTACGGGCACGAGCCGCCGAACGTCTTCGCGACCGCGATCGCGAAGTACTTCCGCAACTCCACCCGCGAGGCCACCCTGCTCGAGATCTGTGACGCCGGCATCGTGTTCCTGCCCGGCGCCGGCGGTACCGTGCAAGAGGTCTTCCAGGACGCGTGTGAGAACTACTACGCCGACGAGTCCTCGATCGCGCCGATGGTGCTGGTCGGGGCCCGATACTGGACCGAGGACCTACCGGCCTGGCCGCTGCTGAGCCGGCTCGCCCGCGGTCGGCCGATGGCGGACCACATCCATCTCGTCGACTCCTGGCAGGAGGCGGCGAACCTGTTCGTTTCGGGGACGTGAGCGGCGGCCCGAGCCTAGATTGACGCGGTGCAGATCTCTCGCCGCGACCTCCTCCGTTCCGC encodes:
- a CDS encoding LOG family protein, with product MKRTRGRVVNVETLAELDDRLAAGATTLRGWRIREVDLSGRHDALARVRLAGATFLGCTFAPGDEAMVRAAGALVLPATPETPVDTAREALYTPEELYDDLDYPGSLDARAYAWSQRPSTREKALARALHDHAIDLALESWIEGRHLVGVMGRHTADRGDPTFTEAARLGSALGATRVVATGGGPGAMEAANLGAWLAHRPDALEEALSMLTAVPSYRPSIGAWAERAFEVLARFPDGVESLGIPTWHYGHEPPNVFATAIAKYFRNSTREATLLEICDAGIVFLPGAGGTVQEVFQDACENYYADESSIAPMVLVGARYWTEDLPAWPLLSRLARGRPMADHIHLVDSWQEAANLFVSGT
- a CDS encoding serine protein kinase RIO — its product is MSHDFTQHTHDLSDSDPSDLDAAFVFDFTTYDEPEDDTQRWSTWLSVEPLCRGPEPRPDWVVTSQAAVDTELGILKTGKEADAFLLERSVPGSPPPDRGGLGQSVVMVAKRYRSNEHRTFHRAAAYTEGRSVKRSRDQRALKRKSTWGKVVASSEWAVSEWDALKRCWSLGLPVPYPVQIDGTEILMEWITDDDGESAPRLAQTRPERDLLASYFDQLREVLATMVGNGIVHGDLSAYNLLAAGERLVVIDLPQIVDLVGNTNGLDFLMRDCANVCGWFRSRGLAVDEQDLFAELMTHAF